In Quercus robur chromosome 11, dhQueRobu3.1, whole genome shotgun sequence, the sequence AATAGCATAGCTAAAGACTAAGAGAGTCATTTATTGagtttctcaattaaaaaaaaaaaaagagtcatttATTGGACTTTACAGTCCATGGTGATGCAAGCATTTTGTCTATATAAACACACTATCTGAACCTCAAATCACTACTCAACCTGTGCAAGTTCATGGCCACTTgaatttctctccaaaaataACACCACAAATTTGAAGCAAAAATCCCTTGTGATCACAAAAGCCTCTCTTTTGTCTTCAAATCTCTCTCTACAGCTAACTAATATGGCTGACCGGAAAGCCGAAACTAATGCCATTTCCGGCCAACCCCAGAAGGCTATTATGGATTTTGATCCTCCaaaaaaacctaaaagaaaCATATATGCTTTGGCTTGTGCTCTTTTGGCCTCCATGACTTCTGTCTTACTTGGCTATGGTCAGTAATCTTCATCTCTGGCTTGTTAATAATATAcatgttacattttttttaatacgtTTTTTCCAATTCACTTGTCTCAAATGTTTTCATCATGTCCTGTTATTTTCATTCAACTTCCTTTAGCTAGTGAGTTTCCATTTTTGTCAATGGACACTGTACTTTATCCCAAATCATTGGTAACTCTTCATAGATTTGGTTCTCCACTAAACTTAACACGTGTCTTAAAATAGTCAGATCTTAAATACTGGACGGAAGTTTTATCCTATTTTCAATAATCTTTTTCTGTCATGTTTCATGACGGAACATACCTTATTTTCTCtggaaaatgttgtttttgAATATATAATTGTATTATTGCCATCATATCAATACAAATGCACCGACTCTTTTACCTTTTGTCCTCATGTATGTGTCTTTTTGTTGCAACAGATATTGGTGTAATGAGTGGAGCTATAATTTACATCAAAGATGACCTCAAAATCTCAGACGTACAGGTTGAAATCCTCGCCGGAATCCTCAACCTTTACTCACTCATAGGCTCATGCGCCGCCGGCAGAACCTCCGACTGGATAGGCCGGAGATACACCATAGTGGTGTCCCAAGCCATCTTCTTTGCTGGGGCTGCTCTCATGGGATTTGCCACCAACTATGCTTTCCTCATGGTTGGTCGCTTTGTCGCTGGCGTCGGCGTCGGCTATGCACTCATGATTGCCCCTGTCTACACCGCTGAGGTCTCTCCGGCTTCCTCTCGTGGCTTCCTCACCTCCTTCCCTGAGGTTTGTGGTGCAATAGTATATAATTctcttaattaaattaaaaccgTACAGCTTATCTCTATTCTCTACTTtgctttcaaagaaaaataatagtgTTTGGATAAGTTACTTTGACAAAAATGGaattacacaatttttatttatactcACTTGCAAATATATAAGTgagtttcagttaactcaattggtaatttaatgataaagaactaCTATTAGAAACGGACGTCATGagttgaaactctaaaaaaaaaaaaaaacatacaagtaTATAACTTCTAGTATTAAAAAGTCAAGATcttatatctttatatatttttaacaaaaagtatattagaaaaaaaatttcatagaaCAACTCTTTTTGATGTTGAGAGTTTGTGACTTAAATGGGCTCTTCCTATTCGATGATACCTCTTTTTTACGTGGATTGAAATATCATAAGTGATATAggattattaaaaatattattaaataaatcttGTAAATTGatatatcttttaattatattattaatatgtCATTAATCACATATTTTGTCAccttaatttataaatttttgtggaTAATtgacaatcattaaaaaatttccaaaataatttattgtgaataaAAATTAACCAtgtaaatataattattattttattttatataattaatgtaTAAAGCTAGTAATAAGAGTAATAATTTTAAGATCTTAAACTTCTTTCACCGTTTTTTGTCTCTTgcttagaaagaaagaaaggcaaTTGCTTGCCAAATGgtattattataatattgattaaacaactttCACCAATTGACTTGACTTCAGCAAGCAAATCAGATGATTGCTTTTCCAAAATGACATTATTATTAAAGGTCATGGAAACTACTTTCACCAATCAAGAAAAAATGGTTCTTACTTATAGTATAGTACAATCAACTTGTATAGTAATAATTGACTTGGTTTAATAATACACAGGTCTTTATCAATGTTGGCATATTGTTGGGGTACGTATCAAACTACGTATTCTCAAAGCTCCCAATACACTTGGGATGGCGTGTCATGCTGGGAGTGGGTGCAGTCCCGTCTGTGATACTCGGCATCGTCGTTTTATGGATGCCCGAGTCACCTCGCTGGCTAGTCATGCAGGGTCGACTCGGTGACGCGAAGacagttttggacaaaacctcGGACTCAAAAGAAGAAGCCCAAATCAGATTAGCTGATATTAAGGAAGCTGCCGGAATTCCCGAGAATTGCACAGACGACATCGTTCAGGTCTCGAAACACAGCCACGGTGAAGATGTCTGGAAAGAACTGCTCCTCCGTCCTACGCCGGCCGTTCGCCACGTTTTAATCGCAGCCGTTGGAATCCACTTCTTCCAACAATGTTCGGGGATTGACTCAGCGGTTTTGTACAGTCCTAGGATCTTTGAAAAAGCTGGAATCACTTCCTCAAACAAAAAGCTACTCGCTACTGTAGCCGTTGGATTTGTTAAAACGGTGTTTATTTTGGTTGCAACTTTCTTGCTTGATAAGATCGGACGGCGGCCATTGCTTTTGAGCAGTGTGGCTGGGATGATATTCTCACTCGCCACCTTGGGATTTGGGCTCACGGTGGTTGAACATTCTGATCATACAGTCACGTGGGCTGTGGTGTTGTGCATAACCATGGTGATGTCTTTTGTGGCCTTTTTTTCAATTGGGATGGGACCCATTACGTGGGTCTATAGCTCTGAGATTTTCCCGTTGAAGCTACGCGCTCAAGGGACGAGTTTGGGAGTGGCAGTGAATAGGCTGACAAGTGGGGTCATATCTATGAGTTTTATCTCGCTATATAAGGGGATTACTATTGGTGGGACCTTCTTTTTATATGCTGGATTTGCCTTGGTGtcatggtttttcttttatttcatgcTACCTGAGACACAGGGTAGGACCCTTGAAGATATGGAGGGGCTTTTTGGTAATTTCAAGTGGAATTTTCCGAagaacaagaataataataataataatataaaggaAGTTAGTAACGGACCTAACGGTCAAGTTCAGTTAGGGACTAAGTAAGTTAAGGGTTGGGTTTGGGTAAAAAAGGGTATTAATGATAGATATGTTTTAGCTTTTCTATCATAACAATGACGTGAGATGCAGTAACGCTGATGTTATGAATAACAAAGATAAATTTCCTACTATGTTTCTTTGTGTTTTATTGTGTACAAGTGTTGGTGAAGATTTATAATGTGCATTAAAAGCAAAATGGGGTATACCAATAACAAATAATGACGAATTTTTTAATGCCCTTATGGAATTAGCCCCTACTAAACAAATAATGGCAGTAAGTGTAACATGAATTGGGGTCCTATAAGCTATAGTTTTAGCTGAGAATTTGGGAACAAAAACAAAGGGGGAAGGAGCTCCAATAATTGGGGAAAGGAAGGGAAAGTGGCAATTAGAAATGTGCTCTCTACCTAACTAACATTGGATGACATTTTCCATTTGATTGGTTGGTTTCTTTCACATGATGAGCAAGAGCAATGGCTGTTGTGTTATTGTCTATTTGGTCCTACTCCTACCTTTCTTtatttctatctctctctctctctttctttattttattattattatttttttttttttgtgaacaaGGAAATTTGGTAATGTGATCAGTGTGATGTGGTGCCTCTTAAAACTAAAACAAGTGGATTGATTGAATTTTATTGCCgacaaaatagagaaaaagggGGCCTTaaattgctttctttctttcttcttcttcttctttttttattttttaatctttgaaatAAAAGTTTCCCACTTTCTTTTAGGCCGGCTAATAAAACCAACAATGAGAtggtttttcactttttctctaCTCATAGAATCTTAACATTGACATTGTGGATCATTTAATTGATAGTGTATAATTCCTCAACTTTTTGTGCTCGGTTCTTTTGTTACACATGTACAAGTTTCGAGTCTGATTTTGACCTCAGCAAATAAATAGTTAGCGCAAAACTTTTTGTGCTCGGTTCTTTTGTTACACATGTACAAGTTTCGAGTTTGATTTTGACCTCAGCAAATAAAAAGTTAGTGCAATTTTAATGACCAGTAAAAGGTGCAAACCAAGATGAGGGGTGTACATCAAAAAAGTGCTGGCTGGGCCTAAATATTCTTCTCACTTCTCAGAAATAGTCTCTAtcataaattgcaaattattaacttattGAAAGTAATTGACTGAGTTTGTGACGTGCGACTATACTCTTTCccaatccactaaaaaatgaTAGCAAAAAAGTACTGGATAATTGGTTTTTACTGATAAACTCCATTGATTATTTCAATGACATTTTCATGGCATTGCTGAAATAcagaatttaaatttcaaacaaaaaaggaatGCCACCGATGAATACTACACACACAAATGAGGAACTCAACACATTGTAACATAGGATTGTTGATTTTTCATCACAAAATACATAatcttttttaacaatatttattacaCACTCGCTAATACACACTTTTAGTGTACTTGTAACATAATTTTCCCTTGTTAGCGAACGAGAGCATAAGGGAAACACCTACCTGTGTATGGACCTagttaaggaaaataaaaaaataaaaaatcttgatagGATTCTAGGGGTTCTGAACCACTCTATGGTTTCTTATTTCGATGGGGATTCTTAGATGCAAAATCAGTAAACAATATTAGTCATACCTGCCTCATCATTCTTATATCAGACAAATTGTTGGTACTCTGTTAACACATGATAGGATTTATTAGTGCAAATTAGTAGGCAACATTATCAAATACCTGCCTCATCATTCAAATATCAGACAAACAATTTGGTATATACTATTACAATTACAATATCATAATCACCTTGTTGACCAAAGAATTCTTAGTTTAGTACTCTATTTAATACATGGCCAAGCGGGAATGGACAGTAACCAAGCATGTGatatttgtttttactttttagatgCAGTGACAGTAAGTTCACGCTTAATAGAATTTTGTCCGGGAATCTCAAAGTCCCTAAGTTCTgcattatcttcttcttcttcttcttcttcttattattattattattattatttttttttttgtgtgtgctgAATAAatcctttatttcttgcaaaACAAAGAGATACAATCCAGAATCCAGTTTGGGCCTGTGACCATCTCCATCCAAAGCTTGACACAGTTTATGGgtcccattttttattattataataattaacaCCCACGGAAACTTAGAGTCTTACAAATAATTGTATTGATTTATTTGTAAGTTTGCACTTTGCAGTCTTTCACATCTTTTCTTGCCTAATTACTAAAACAAAATTAGGAAATAGGTGAGGTTGGAGTGATAGCCTAGTGGCACTAACACCCTCTATAGTATATGAAATTATTTGGTAATATCAAATTTATTAcacaatttctcataaaaaagtaTATCTCACACATGGATTCTGCACATGAATATAGTACAATggatatatataataatttttcttatagTACTAGTTTCTAGGATTCGAAATCCACTTTCTCTGTCCATTTTACCTAACAGGCATTACAATAAATTCTTATATTCTTTAAATAAGAGAATAATTATAGTCTAACCAAAGACTAAACTTAGGATATATACAAGTTTCGCAAGGGGGAGGGGGGTGGTGTGGATTTGAGCCCTTAACATCTCCATTGGTAAAAACAAGAAGTGCCAGCTGACCTAAATCAAGCTCCTATAGAAACTTTCCACTCATATAGAAAGTTCCTCGGGATATATACAagttataatatgattttttagtAATAGGCTTTATAGGAACTAGACAATCCTATTTGGTCCAATAGCTAGGGTTAgaacaaaaaagagaataattATAGTCTAACCAAAGACTAAACTTAGGATATATACAAGTTCCGCAAGGGGGCGGGGGGTGGTGTGAATTTGAGCCCCTAACATCTCCATTGGTAAAAACAAGAAGTGCTAGCTGACCTAAATCAAGCTCCTATAGAAACTTTCCACTCATATTGAAAGTTCCTTAGGATATATACAagttataatatgattttttagtAATTGGCTTTATAGGAATTGGAAAATCCTATTTGGTCCAATAGCTAgggttagagcatccacatcagtggaTGCAAAGTCTTGCATAATAGAAAAAGACaccaattttacacattttgccTCAAAAATGCTCCAcaccaatttttttctctctccttcaccTCACTCTCTCAGCTTCtcactctcacctctctctcgTTTTATCTCTCCCTTAGTCCACCGATCTCACCTTAGTCCACTGATCATTCACAGGAAAATAAACCGGAAACCAAATCAGAACCTTGCAATGAAGCAAACAGCCAATCTCCCAAACAGACTTAGAGAGCAGCTTATTCTCCAAATCTCCATCTCCATTAGAGAGCAACTTCCTCAACCTATGAGCAGCACAATAGCTTCGCGAACCTTCGGTTCTGACTCGggttttccaatcacaaaagcTCCGATCACGTCGAATTCCTTCAAGAGCAGAGCTCGAAGATCCTCTAATTCTTTGAGGAGATTCGGAGCGTTGGAGGGAGAGAGGGCGTGGATGCATCAGATGGTGGAGATTATGGTGAGTGGAGGGAAGAATGGGGATCCGATAAGCCACTGGAGACCCAGTTCATTTTTGTGTGGGAGGAGGAGCTTTGGGCATAGAACTTGTACGgattgaatattttatttgaataaatgtgtataatagacaaactgatgtaagtgttttgtaaaaatgagagtgtaaaatagaaaaatgagattttagatgtacaaatttacaaaaattttgcaTCCACTGATGCGGATGCTCTTAGTTAACGGGAAACTCCTATGTTTCTTTCAAGGTCCAAAGATCCAATTTTATGAACTAAAAGTAAAGGTCCAAATGATCAACTTTGCAATAAGTTGTTAGA encodes:
- the LOC126707727 gene encoding polyol transporter 5-like, giving the protein MADRKAETNAISGQPQKAIMDFDPPKKPKRNIYALACALLASMTSVLLGYDIGVMSGAIIYIKDDLKISDVQVEILAGILNLYSLIGSCAAGRTSDWIGRRYTIVVSQAIFFAGAALMGFATNYAFLMVGRFVAGVGVGYALMIAPVYTAEVSPASSRGFLTSFPEVFINVGILLGYVSNYVFSKLPIHLGWRVMLGVGAVPSVILGIVVLWMPESPRWLVMQGRLGDAKTVLDKTSDSKEEAQIRLADIKEAAGIPENCTDDIVQVSKHSHGEDVWKELLLRPTPAVRHVLIAAVGIHFFQQCSGIDSAVLYSPRIFEKAGITSSNKKLLATVAVGFVKTVFILVATFLLDKIGRRPLLLSSVAGMIFSLATLGFGLTVVEHSDHTVTWAVVLCITMVMSFVAFFSIGMGPITWVYSSEIFPLKLRAQGTSLGVAVNRLTSGVISMSFISLYKGITIGGTFFLYAGFALVSWFFFYFMLPETQGRTLEDMEGLFGNFKWNFPKNKNNNNNNIKEVSNGPNGQVQLGTK